Proteins from a genomic interval of Oncorhynchus nerka isolate Pitt River linkage group LG13, Oner_Uvic_2.0, whole genome shotgun sequence:
- the LOC115139202 gene encoding actin-related protein 10-like yields MPLFEGLGSGGEKTAVVIDLGAAYTKCGFAGETGPRFIIPSEIQKPGQQQSIKVVQYNINTEELYSNLKEFIHTLYFRHLLVNPRDRRVLIIESILCPSHFRETLTKVFFKQFEVPSVLFAPSHLMSIMSLGINSGLVMDCGYTETLVLPVYECIPILSAWEALPLGGKAIHKELDGLLVEQCTVDSDSSTGQSLPTVIGSIPEEVVEDIKVRTCFVSDLKRGLKIQEAKFNLEGTAERPTPPPDVDYPLDGEKILHIKGTIRDSVMEMLFEQDNEEKSVATLVLDTLVKCPIDTRKALSENLVIIGGTAMLPGFLHRLLAEIRLLVDKPKYRDALATKSFRLHSPPAKPNCTAWLGGAIFGALQDILGSRSVSRDYYNQTGRIPDWCCLSSPLPESVYDAGKTPPPLMKRAFSTEK; encoded by the exons atgccCTTGTTTGAAGGGTTGGGGAGTGGAGGGGAAAAAACTGCAGTCGTCATTGATTTAGGAGCAGCCTACACAAA GTGTGGCTTTGCTGGAGAAACGGGGCCCAGGTTCATCATTCCTAGTGAGATACAGAAGCCGGGACAACAGCAG TCTATCAAAGTGGTTCAGTACAACATcaacacagaggaactctactCCAACCTCAAGGAGTTCATCCACACGCTCTACTTCAG GCATCTGCTGGTGAACCCCCGTGACAGGAGAGTGCTGATCATCGAGTCcatcctctgtccctcccacTTCAGAGAAACCCTCACCAAAGTCTTCTTCAAACAGTTTGAG GTGCCCTCAGTGCTGTTTGCTCCCAGTCACCTCATGTCCATCATGTCTCTGGGCATCAACTCAGGCCTGGTGATGGACTGTGGCTACACTGAGACACTGGTGCTGCCTGTGTATGAGTGCATCCCCATCCTGTCAGCCTGGGAAGCCCTGCCTTTGGGTGGCAAGGCCATTCATAA GGAGTTGGATGGGCTCCTGGtggaacagtgtacagtagactCAGACTCCAGTACTGGACAGAGTCTACCTACAGTCATTG GCTCCATCCCAGAGGAAGTTGTGGAAGATATCAAGG TCAGGACCTGTTTTGTCAGTGACCTAAAGAGAGGCCTGAAGATCCAGGAGGCCAAGTTTAACCTAGAGGGCACGGCTGAG CGACCAACACCACCCCCTGATGTTGATTACCCATTGGATGGGGAGAAGATTCTGCATATCAAGGGAACAATCAG GGACTCTGTGATGGAGATGCTGTTTGAGCAGGACAATGAGGAGAAGAGTGTGGCCACTCTAGTGCTTGACACTCTGGTCAAG TGTCCCATTGACACTCGTAAGGCGCTATCTGAAAACCTGGTCATTATCGGGGGCACGGCCATGCTGCCTGGCTTCCTGCACCGGCTCCTGGCTGAGATACGCCTCCTGGTGGACAAACCCAAGTATCGCGACGCCCTGGCCACCAAGAGCTTCAGGCTGCACAGTCCTCCAGCCAAACCCAACTGCACCGCATGGCTCGGAG GAGCGATCTTTGGAGCACTGCAAGACATCCTGGGTAGTCGTTCTGTGTCGCGCGACTATTACAACCAGACAGGCCGTATCCCCGACTGGTGCTGTCTCAGCTCCCCGCTGCCAGAATCAGTCTATGATGCAGGGAAAACCCCCCCACCACTCATGAAGAGAGCCTTCTCCACAGAGAAATAA
- the LOC115139203 gene encoding CLOCK-interacting pacemaker-like, giving the protein MSSTKRKAEGHSRNMGKLRAMKSGSSRTDSERDSGFSDASTIDPTDSEGSSHSVSKREVQRPGSVLGAQSSQLAVVGGSYSNMPPMIIQQPQVVFLQPVVSHSTTSNPKEASSKHRRPKKFLPILRSYPKIAPHPGDSSSSSGRGSSCSSSSGSERSGLSSSHRERHHSHRDKQQKQQSGSSSSGSSGSSTLSFPPPTISLSPSPQRRLALTLSLTDSSACSSPARPSPAVSRSEYTPAPSLTVTPSHTLNFGHPEKLKSQPLSLPNHATTTDNGDGDDHDIKRKRFCNTYNILSKSGLLDITLRTKDLLRQNRRTQGDLDRLKEHTNLFLQALQTGDTSIWRKLQTSLQEEEKETEEKGKGSGQQSILKADTD; this is encoded by the exons ATGAGTAGTACCAAAAGGAAAGCAGAAGGGCACTCTAGGAACATGGGCAAACTACGAGCCATGAAGTCTGGAAGCTCCAGaacagactcagagagagactcTGGCTTCTCAG ATGCCAGCACCATAGACCCGACAGATTCTGAAGGCTCATCGCACTCGGTGTCCAAGAGAGAGGTTCAGCGCCCTGGATCAGTGTTGGGGGCACAGTCCTCACAGCTAGCTGTGGTGGGGGGGTCCTACTCCAACATGCCCCCCATGATCATCCAGCAGCCTCAGGTGGTCTTCCTACAACCTGTGGTCTCCCATAGCACCACCTCCAACCCCAAGGAGGCCTCCTCTAAACACCGGCGCCCAAAAAAGTTTCTTCCCATCCTCAGGTCCTACCCCAAGATTGCCCCTCACCCTGGGGACAGCTCGAGTTCCTCTGGGAGAGGAAGCTCTTGTTCTTCCTCGTCGGGGTCAGAGAGAAGCGGTTTGTCCTCCAGCCACCGGGAGCGCCATCACAgccacagagacaaacagcagaaGCAGCAGTCTGGTAGTTCTAGCTCTGGTTCTTCTGGTTCCAGCACCCTCAGTTTCCCTCCTCcaactatctctctgtccccctctccccagcGCAGGCTcgccctcaccctctccctcacaGACTCCAGTGCCTGTAGCAGCCCTGCTAGACCCTCCCCCGCCGTCAGTAGATCAGAGTACACCCCCGCCCCGTCCTTGACCGTAACTCCTTCTCACACCCTCAACTTTGGCCACCCTGAGAAACTCAAGTCCCAGCCTCTTTCCCTCCCAAATCACGCCACCACAACCGACAACGGCGATGGAGATGACCACGACATCAAGCGTAAGCGCTTCTGCAACACGTACAACATCCTGTCCAAGTCTGGCCTGCTGGACATCACCCTAAGAACCAAGGACCTGCTCCGTCAGAACCGCAGGACCCAGGGAGACCTGGACCGGCTCAAGGAGCACACCAACCTCTTCCTGCAGGCCCTGCAGACCGGAGACACCAGCATCTGGCGCAAGCTGCAAACCAGCCTCcaggaagaagagaaagagaccgAAGAGAAAGGGAAGGGCAGTGGGCAGCAGAGCATCTTAAAGGCAGATACAGATTAG